A stretch of the Pirellulales bacterium genome encodes the following:
- a CDS encoding SEC-C metal-binding domain-containing protein has protein sequence MTGEYLPTPMGGDADAEMPTQAEAFEACARARRAEYESTIEIIENAGRTERAALELIDDTLGRAQVGIDQSPGRAGRECRAGCAFCCYSHVEVHPLDAISVAHHLRQTLPPEQLAKVEERLRDRVRRKRPMTAEQRKQANIPCALLADDNTCSVYAARPLICRGYSSLSVKKCEEAYLHPTQPNTAPFDYHARIWTVSVSDGMRDGLAEKGIDAQRYELNSAVLCALTTPDVAAKWIKGQNVFRDCLPGREGQPPPAPASARVARPATGAAGRNDPCPCGSGKKYKKCCMTKKPS, from the coding sequence ATGGGCGGCGACGCGGACGCCGAAATGCCCACGCAGGCCGAAGCGTTCGAGGCTTGCGCCCGTGCCCGCCGAGCGGAGTACGAATCCACGATCGAAATCATCGAGAACGCCGGCCGGACTGAGCGGGCGGCGCTCGAATTGATCGACGATACGCTGGGCCGGGCTCAGGTCGGCATCGATCAATCGCCTGGCCGCGCGGGGCGAGAATGCCGGGCAGGGTGCGCTTTCTGTTGCTACTCGCACGTCGAGGTTCATCCGCTCGATGCCATCAGCGTGGCCCATCATCTGCGTCAAACGCTGCCACCCGAGCAACTCGCCAAGGTCGAAGAACGATTGCGCGATCGCGTACGGCGGAAACGGCCGATGACTGCCGAGCAGCGCAAGCAGGCGAACATCCCTTGTGCATTGCTGGCCGACGATAATACGTGCAGCGTATACGCGGCGCGCCCCTTGATCTGTCGCGGGTATAGTTCGCTATCGGTCAAAAAATGCGAAGAGGCGTATCTGCATCCGACGCAGCCCAATACCGCCCCGTTCGACTATCACGCGCGCATCTGGACGGTGTCAGTGTCCGACGGGATGCGCGATGGGCTCGCGGAAAAAGGAATCGATGCCCAGCGGTATGAGCTGAACAGCGCGGTACTGTGCGCGTTAACGACTCCGGACGTGGCGGCGAAATGGATCAAGGGACAAAACGTCTTCCGGGATTGCTTGCCCGGGCGTGAAGGGCAACCCCCGCCAGCACCTGCGTCCGCCAGGGTCGCGCGGCCGGCAACCGGCGCGGCGGGGCGGAACGATCCCTGCCCTTGTGGCTCAGGCAAGAAATATAAGAAATGCTGTATGACGAAGAAGCCGTCGTAG
- a CDS encoding VWA domain-containing protein codes for MPAWLERFLGLEPAESGEGTVWTLDYQWPWPAGLTLVVVASIVTLIVFFYLREAARAGRNIRIALIGVRLVVLGIVCFMIAQVAVTLERTGLPYLVFAVDDSASMGVVDRYDDPQIASLAESQLRGARLQRMTRLNLAKSLLLADNGQLLQDAARGHKLRLYFIADSARSDLGETEELLERIARVEPTGQSTRLGQGIRNILNDLRGAPPSAIVLFSDGISTEGESLADAAGYARRRGVPLLTVALGNDRPNRDLVVSDLLVDDVVFVDDVVNFEFKLIGHGFADKQVDVVLRDKTNPAPLAKTTVKVGADGQAKKVVIPYRPTAVGEFEFVVEVPSLPDEVQADNNRQERLVSVRKDQIHVLLAQAYPNYEFRYLKHLLERDSTIELHTVLQEADPSYAEIDQSALRSFPVRREELFKYDVIIFGDVNPTLLGAGVMRNLNEFVTEKGGGLVFISGLRFTPDAYRDTPLAALLPLEFDGATAGQPISGSVAGFQVLPTDLGLASPTMQLGDTPEQTREIWNNLPPLYWMFEISKLKPAVRVLAEHVARSGENGAKLPLICLQYAGAGKVLFHAVDGTWRWRYRVGDVFFARYWIQTIRYLSRAKLLGNNRSAELTTDRREYHRGEPVLVRVRFTDERLAPAEDNGVSVVLEQQGSKNIHVQLERAEMGRGVFVASLADLPEGRYHAWIAAPTLEGGAPATDFTVTLAAGEFERVEADFAELARASETTKGRSFTLATAEQLKKSLPAGRQVPIEALPPIELWNRWPLLLAFVGLLVGEWLLRKRYAMV; via the coding sequence GTGCCAGCCTGGTTAGAGCGTTTCCTCGGCCTCGAGCCCGCCGAGTCCGGGGAAGGTACGGTTTGGACGCTCGACTATCAGTGGCCGTGGCCGGCCGGCCTGACATTGGTCGTGGTGGCGTCGATCGTAACGCTGATCGTATTCTTTTACCTGCGCGAGGCGGCCCGCGCCGGGCGCAACATTCGCATTGCCCTGATCGGCGTGCGGTTGGTGGTGCTGGGAATCGTCTGCTTCATGATCGCGCAAGTAGCCGTCACGCTCGAGCGGACGGGGCTGCCTTATTTGGTGTTCGCCGTTGATGATTCGGCCAGCATGGGCGTGGTCGATCGTTACGATGATCCGCAGATCGCTTCATTAGCCGAATCGCAGTTGCGCGGCGCTCGATTGCAAAGAATGACCCGCCTGAACCTGGCGAAGTCATTACTGTTGGCCGATAACGGCCAGTTACTGCAAGATGCCGCCCGAGGTCACAAGCTGCGACTGTACTTTATCGCGGACAGTGCGCGTAGCGACTTAGGCGAAACCGAAGAATTGCTCGAACGCATTGCCAGGGTCGAGCCGACGGGTCAGAGCACGCGTCTGGGGCAGGGGATCCGCAACATCTTGAACGATTTGCGCGGCGCACCACCGTCGGCGATCGTGCTGTTCAGCGATGGCATCAGCACCGAGGGAGAATCGCTGGCCGATGCGGCCGGCTATGCGCGACGTCGGGGAGTGCCGCTGTTGACGGTTGCGCTGGGGAACGACCGGCCAAACCGCGATCTGGTCGTCAGTGATCTTTTGGTCGATGACGTGGTTTTTGTCGATGATGTGGTGAACTTCGAATTCAAGCTCATCGGCCACGGCTTTGCCGATAAGCAAGTCGACGTCGTGCTGCGCGATAAGACAAACCCTGCGCCGCTGGCGAAAACCACGGTCAAGGTGGGCGCTGATGGCCAGGCGAAAAAGGTCGTCATCCCGTATCGCCCCACGGCCGTCGGCGAATTCGAGTTCGTTGTCGAAGTTCCCAGTTTGCCGGACGAGGTGCAGGCGGATAACAATCGGCAAGAGCGGCTGGTCAGCGTGCGCAAGGATCAGATTCATGTCCTGCTTGCGCAAGCTTATCCGAACTACGAGTTCCGCTATCTTAAGCACCTTTTAGAGCGCGACTCGACGATCGAGTTGCATACTGTCCTGCAAGAGGCCGATCCTTCGTATGCCGAGATCGACCAATCGGCTTTGCGATCGTTCCCCGTGCGACGCGAGGAGTTGTTCAAGTACGACGTGATCATCTTCGGTGATGTGAATCCCACGCTGCTGGGCGCGGGCGTGATGCGAAATCTGAACGAGTTCGTCACCGAGAAGGGGGGCGGACTGGTGTTTATCTCGGGGCTTCGATTCACCCCCGACGCTTATCGCGATACGCCGTTGGCTGCGCTGTTGCCATTGGAGTTCGACGGCGCCACGGCCGGGCAGCCCATTTCGGGATCGGTCGCAGGCTTTCAGGTGTTGCCTACCGATCTGGGCCTGGCCAGCCCAACCATGCAGTTGGGGGACACACCGGAACAGACTCGCGAGATTTGGAACAACTTGCCACCGCTGTATTGGATGTTCGAGATTTCGAAGCTCAAGCCGGCCGTGCGCGTGCTGGCCGAGCATGTTGCCCGGTCGGGCGAAAACGGCGCGAAGTTGCCATTGATCTGTCTGCAATATGCGGGGGCAGGCAAGGTGCTGTTTCACGCCGTCGACGGCACCTGGCGTTGGCGCTATCGGGTGGGGGATGTTTTTTTCGCCCGCTACTGGATTCAAACCATCCGTTATCTCAGTCGGGCGAAGTTGCTGGGAAATAATCGATCGGCCGAATTGACGACCGATCGTCGCGAATATCACCGAGGCGAACCAGTCCTGGTGCGCGTCCGCTTCACCGATGAGCGATTGGCCCCGGCCGAGGATAATGGTGTCAGCGTGGTGCTCGAGCAACAGGGAAGCAAGAACATCCATGTGCAGCTTGAGCGCGCGGAAATGGGGCGTGGTGTTTTCGTCGCTTCGCTAGCGGACTTGCCTGAGGGGCGCTATCACGCTTGGATCGCGGCGCCGACCTTGGAGGGGGGCGCACCGGCGACCGACTTCACCGTGACATTGGCCGCCGGTGAGTTCGAGCGCGTCGAGGCCGATTTTGCAGAGCTGGCGCGGGCCAGCGAAACGACTAAGGGGCGCAGCTTCACGCTCGCCACGGCCGAGCAATTGAAGAAATCCCTGCCAGCCGGGCGACAGGTGCCAATCGAAGCTTTGCCCCCCATCGAGCTTTGGAATCGTTGGCCGCTATTGCTGGCATTTGTCGGTTTGCTAGTCGGCGAGTGGCTGCTGCGCAAGCGATATGCAATGGTATAA
- a CDS encoding MoxR family ATPase translates to MLPDDDVQSVQKLNDAYRRLVAELGRVIVGQQQVIEELLIAMFARGHCLLVGVPGLAKTLLIRTLADTLSLKFSRIQFTPDLMPSDITGTEVIQEDKVSGVRQFKFLAGPIFANVILADEINRTPPKTQAALLEAMQEHQVTVGGTRHRLTAPFFVLATQNPIEQEGTYPLPEAQLDRFMFNTFVDYPDEDEELEIVRRTTADETPTLETTLSTEDILTLQNIVRRVPVAEHVARYALRFTRLTRREKGDVPQFIRDYVSWGAGPRASQYLVLAAKARAVLHGRYHAECEDVRAVVAPVLRHRIVTNFNAEAEGIKTDHIIRKLIEVVPESDLETSGGGRVAEVFRSADAR, encoded by the coding sequence ATGCTCCCCGACGATGACGTGCAATCAGTACAAAAGCTTAACGACGCCTACCGCCGACTGGTCGCCGAGTTGGGGCGCGTGATCGTCGGCCAGCAACAGGTGATCGAAGAGTTGCTGATCGCGATGTTCGCTCGCGGCCACTGCTTGTTGGTCGGTGTGCCAGGCCTGGCAAAGACATTGCTGATTCGCACGCTGGCCGACACGCTGTCGCTCAAGTTCAGCCGCATCCAATTCACGCCCGACCTGATGCCATCGGACATTACGGGCACCGAGGTGATTCAGGAAGACAAGGTTTCAGGCGTGCGGCAGTTCAAGTTTTTGGCCGGCCCGATCTTTGCGAACGTGATCTTGGCCGACGAAATCAATCGCACGCCGCCAAAGACGCAGGCGGCGCTGCTCGAGGCAATGCAAGAGCACCAGGTGACCGTGGGTGGCACACGGCATCGTCTGACGGCGCCATTCTTCGTCCTGGCCACACAGAACCCGATCGAGCAGGAGGGTACCTATCCATTGCCCGAGGCGCAGCTCGATCGCTTCATGTTCAACACGTTCGTCGACTATCCGGACGAAGACGAAGAACTCGAAATCGTGCGCCGCACGACCGCCGACGAAACGCCGACACTCGAAACAACACTATCGACCGAGGACATTCTCACGCTGCAGAACATCGTGCGGCGCGTGCCCGTGGCCGAGCACGTGGCCCGCTATGCATTGCGCTTCACGCGGTTGACGCGGCGCGAGAAGGGGGACGTTCCGCAGTTCATTCGCGATTACGTCAGTTGGGGCGCGGGACCACGGGCCAGTCAGTACCTGGTGCTTGCGGCGAAAGCGCGGGCCGTGCTGCACGGCCGGTATCACGCCGAGTGCGAGGACGTGCGGGCTGTCGTGGCGCCGGTGCTCAGGCATCGCATTGTGACCAACTTCAATGCCGAGGCCGAAGGAATCAAGACAGACCATATCATTCGCAAGTTGATCGAAGTCGTTCCGGAATCGGACCTGGAGACCAGCGGCGGTGGACGAGTCGCAGAAGTATTTAGATCCGCAGACGCTCGCTAA
- a CDS encoding PQQ-binding-like beta-propeller repeat protein gives MSIGFVCRNLSWLVVAFFALLIAPRLCAAQPFFFSLSSRFELSDSVEVPQADADTLSRLEQAKAFAGDQQWDEAVETLRQVMEKDLGRVIAASDRRYVSVREYCQMRLAVLPAQALALYRARIDAQAKRLFDDVVARHDVRALRDMLDQYFVSSTGDDALLALGDMALERGEHGVARASWEALIPTPPQSVPRDAFDRTIADDGLATERREQLQRWYQPDSAIPPAVYRLRTDEALTDETRRELVACWNDRNLPPNRLAYPDSDVDLASVRARLVLVSILEGSLERAADELVAFTAMHASARGRLAGLEVNYVESLTALLAGAKDWQPSAAGRDWPTFAGAMSRSHCGPAALAPDVVLWSEPISLPKAPVTDSFYPSPRVAETKNELLSYHPIVVGNLVAVNTQHEIRIYDLRTGKPAWGGDAVIFRPAEPIAERVHGTASTLGVARFTLTAHEGFLYARMGDPLTTRPEDSVNYHQPSYLVGLDLVGEGRLTWPPLRLEEKWAYEGSPVTDGKRVFVALRHGTRPQSHVACYDARTGRQLWRQFVASAETPSRGQSGECTHNLLTLVDDVVYVNTNLGAVAALAADTGHPLWIVRYPRAKKGDLNQRATHFYRDLTPCLYDRGRLIVAPADSESILAYDAATGLLLWETNLANDVVHLLGVGGDALWASGEKLWRINVMTGKVSYPWPEGPTPKGFGRGVLAGGKVYWPTVQAIHVFDQRTGQEQAPVMLEARGIHSGNLVAAGEVLVIASSDRLTALGPADYSAAGNTLGQGERAKPRTEQATRAPAPSGRTRPASQSASGR, from the coding sequence GTGAGTATCGGTTTCGTATGCCGTAATCTGAGTTGGCTGGTTGTCGCGTTCTTCGCGTTGCTGATTGCGCCGCGTTTATGCGCAGCGCAACCCTTCTTCTTTAGCCTGTCCAGCCGCTTTGAGCTTTCCGATTCGGTGGAAGTGCCGCAGGCCGACGCCGATACGTTGTCCCGCCTGGAGCAGGCCAAGGCCTTCGCCGGGGACCAGCAATGGGACGAAGCTGTCGAAACCTTGCGACAGGTGATGGAAAAAGATTTGGGCCGTGTCATCGCTGCCAGCGACCGCCGTTACGTCAGCGTGCGTGAATATTGCCAAATGCGGCTGGCGGTTCTGCCGGCGCAGGCGCTCGCGCTTTATCGTGCCCGGATCGACGCCCAGGCCAAACGATTATTTGACGACGTAGTGGCCCGACATGATGTGCGGGCATTGCGCGACATGCTCGACCAGTACTTTGTCAGCAGCACGGGCGACGATGCCTTGTTGGCCTTGGGAGATATGGCTCTCGAACGGGGCGAGCATGGCGTTGCGCGAGCCAGTTGGGAGGCGTTGATTCCTACCCCGCCACAAAGCGTGCCGCGCGACGCATTTGATCGCACGATTGCCGATGATGGACTCGCGACCGAGCGTCGCGAGCAGTTGCAGCGGTGGTACCAGCCGGATAGCGCGATCCCGCCGGCCGTGTATCGGTTGCGCACCGATGAAGCTTTGACCGATGAAACGCGCCGCGAACTTGTCGCTTGTTGGAACGACCGCAACCTGCCCCCCAATCGCTTGGCATATCCGGATTCGGACGTCGATCTGGCCAGCGTGCGTGCGCGGCTCGTGCTGGTGTCGATTCTGGAAGGTTCGCTCGAGCGCGCCGCCGACGAACTTGTGGCGTTTACGGCGATGCATGCCTCGGCACGTGGTCGACTCGCCGGTCTGGAAGTGAATTACGTCGAGTCGCTGACGGCGCTCTTGGCCGGGGCGAAGGATTGGCAGCCGTCTGCCGCGGGGCGCGATTGGCCGACGTTCGCCGGGGCGATGTCTCGATCGCATTGCGGGCCGGCGGCGCTTGCTCCGGATGTTGTCTTGTGGAGCGAACCGATTTCGCTCCCCAAGGCGCCGGTTACCGATTCATTTTATCCTTCGCCTCGCGTTGCCGAGACCAAGAACGAGCTGCTCAGCTACCATCCGATCGTCGTCGGCAATCTGGTTGCCGTAAACACGCAGCATGAAATTCGAATTTACGACCTCCGCACCGGTAAGCCGGCCTGGGGGGGCGACGCCGTTATATTTCGTCCTGCCGAGCCGATCGCCGAGCGCGTACATGGCACGGCCAGCACGCTGGGCGTGGCGCGATTCACACTCACGGCTCATGAAGGCTTTCTCTATGCCCGCATGGGCGATCCGCTGACGACGCGCCCCGAAGACAGCGTCAATTATCATCAGCCGAGCTATCTCGTCGGGCTGGACCTGGTCGGCGAAGGGCGTTTGACGTGGCCGCCGCTGCGACTGGAAGAGAAATGGGCCTACGAGGGATCGCCGGTCACGGACGGCAAGCGAGTTTTTGTCGCGCTGCGACATGGCACGCGCCCCCAATCGCACGTCGCTTGTTACGACGCGCGCACCGGCCGACAATTGTGGCGGCAGTTCGTCGCCAGCGCTGAAACGCCGTCGCGCGGCCAATCGGGTGAGTGTACGCACAACCTGCTGACGTTGGTCGACGATGTTGTGTACGTGAACACGAACCTGGGCGCCGTAGCGGCGCTGGCTGCCGACACGGGACACCCGCTGTGGATCGTGCGCTATCCGCGCGCGAAGAAGGGGGACCTAAATCAGCGGGCGACGCATTTCTATCGCGATTTGACTCCGTGTCTCTACGACCGTGGCCGGCTGATCGTCGCACCGGCCGACAGTGAAAGCATTCTGGCCTACGATGCGGCGACCGGGCTGTTGCTGTGGGAGACGAATCTGGCCAACGACGTCGTGCATCTGTTGGGGGTCGGCGGTGACGCACTGTGGGCTAGCGGCGAAAAACTATGGCGCATCAACGTGATGACCGGCAAAGTGAGCTATCCCTGGCCCGAGGGCCCGACGCCCAAGGGGTTTGGCCGTGGCGTGTTGGCGGGCGGCAAGGTCTATTGGCCAACCGTGCAAGCGATCCACGTCTTCGATCAGCGCACAGGACAGGAGCAAGCGCCCGTCATGCTCGAAGCGCGCGGGATTCATTCGGGCAATTTAGTCGCGGCCGGCGAAGTGCTGGTCATTGCCAGCAGTGATCGACTTACCGCCTTAGGACCAGCCGATTACTCGGCGGCAGGCAACACGCTAGGACAAGGCGAACGGGCCAAGCCTCGCACCGAACAAGCGACGCGCGCGCCGGCGCCATCCGGTCGTACAAGACCGGCGTCGCAGAGTGCGAGCGGCCGGTAA
- a CDS encoding VWA domain-containing protein: MLNRLILLGLWMHPAMLGWMAAAAAPVVIHLLSRRRYQEVPWAAMQYLLAAVTKNSRRIHLENWLLLAVRTALVLAVVLAVAEPMIERTGMVTHTGQPTHKLLVLDASYSMAYKPTDRSRFDRAKQLAEQIVEERSQGDGLTLILMADPPQVIVGTPSFSAAEFLGEIAATKITHGGADLATTLTQIEQVLAAARREFPRLTREQVYFLTDLGRTSWSPDLGAASIAEFRERARRLGEAAALTVIDLGQSGADNAAIEQLRLADGVVTVGQATMLAAEVRNFGRQAKAQQTVELHIDGERTAERTVDLAAGGSTAVNFPCYFDAAGEHVVELRMTPDLLDIDNHRYLAIGVKDQLRVLCVDGRPAGGRFKSATDFLMVALSPPAGERQRSRVRPEVVNESALLDTDLTQYDCVFLCNVSQFTEREANVLRSYLNFGGGVVFFLGDQVQPDNYNRLLAARDDPAKRVLPAQLLKPAEAAQYALDPLGYRHPLVAEFRDSEQAGLLTTPLQKYFKLQLAEPTRAQVALATDSGDPLIVEETIGRGRSILVATSADATWTAMPMWPSYVPIVQELLMFAMHGRLQEHNVSVGQALGGLLPAGRVAGIDVRVPSGEIKRAAVVGEASDRSWSFGDTQQSGIYRVEPFGGGTQLAAAQAFAVNLNTVESDLEQVTPEELAQDVWPGVRYFHRTNWRDTDADVSDEIVVRSRLHLWLLVAAVGLLVTESFLNWFSGRYAR; encoded by the coding sequence TTGCTTAATCGGTTAATACTGCTGGGCCTGTGGATGCATCCGGCGATGCTCGGCTGGATGGCGGCTGCTGCTGCGCCCGTAGTGATTCATTTGCTCAGTCGGCGCCGCTACCAGGAGGTTCCCTGGGCGGCGATGCAGTATCTGCTAGCCGCGGTCACCAAGAATTCACGGCGCATTCACCTGGAGAACTGGTTGCTGCTGGCCGTGCGCACGGCTCTTGTTTTGGCGGTGGTGCTGGCCGTGGCCGAGCCCATGATCGAGCGCACCGGCATGGTGACGCATACCGGCCAGCCGACGCATAAGTTGCTGGTGCTGGACGCTTCGTATTCGATGGCGTACAAGCCCACGGATCGCAGCCGGTTCGACCGTGCCAAGCAACTGGCCGAGCAAATCGTCGAAGAGCGCAGCCAAGGAGACGGTTTGACGCTGATTTTAATGGCTGATCCGCCGCAAGTGATTGTCGGCACGCCGTCGTTTTCGGCCGCTGAGTTTTTGGGCGAGATCGCGGCGACGAAGATCACGCACGGTGGCGCCGACCTGGCGACGACACTCACACAGATCGAGCAGGTACTTGCGGCCGCGCGGCGCGAATTTCCCCGGCTCACGCGCGAGCAGGTGTACTTCCTTACCGATTTGGGCCGGACTAGTTGGTCCCCCGATCTCGGCGCCGCGTCAATTGCAGAATTCCGCGAACGCGCGCGGCGCCTCGGCGAAGCGGCCGCATTGACCGTGATCGACCTCGGGCAATCCGGAGCTGATAACGCCGCGATCGAGCAGCTTCGCCTGGCCGATGGAGTTGTCACGGTGGGGCAAGCGACGATGCTAGCCGCCGAGGTGCGCAACTTCGGACGTCAGGCCAAAGCGCAGCAAACTGTCGAGCTGCACATCGACGGCGAGCGTACCGCCGAGCGAACGGTCGACCTGGCCGCCGGTGGCAGTACGGCCGTAAACTTTCCCTGTTATTTCGACGCCGCGGGCGAGCACGTCGTCGAGCTACGCATGACGCCTGACTTGCTGGATATCGATAATCACCGTTACCTGGCGATTGGTGTTAAGGACCAACTGCGCGTCCTGTGCGTTGATGGTCGACCGGCCGGCGGGCGGTTCAAATCGGCGACCGATTTTCTGATGGTCGCCCTCTCGCCACCGGCGGGCGAACGCCAGCGATCGCGAGTCCGGCCCGAAGTTGTCAACGAGAGCGCGCTGTTGGACACCGATCTCACGCAGTACGACTGCGTGTTCCTGTGCAATGTGTCGCAATTCACGGAGCGCGAGGCCAATGTGTTGCGCTCTTACTTGAACTTTGGCGGGGGCGTCGTCTTTTTCCTTGGCGACCAGGTGCAGCCCGATAATTACAATCGGCTGCTCGCCGCGCGTGACGATCCCGCGAAGCGCGTCCTGCCGGCGCAACTCTTGAAGCCGGCCGAGGCGGCGCAATACGCGCTCGACCCGCTCGGCTATCGGCATCCGCTGGTCGCCGAGTTCCGCGATTCAGAACAAGCCGGCCTGTTGACCACTCCGCTGCAAAAGTATTTCAAATTGCAATTGGCCGAGCCGACACGAGCGCAAGTCGCGCTGGCCACGGATAGCGGCGATCCGCTAATCGTGGAAGAAACGATCGGCCGCGGACGATCGATCCTGGTGGCGACCAGCGCCGATGCCACTTGGACGGCGATGCCGATGTGGCCCAGCTATGTACCCATCGTCCAGGAACTCCTGATGTTCGCCATGCACGGACGCTTGCAAGAGCACAACGTGTCGGTGGGGCAGGCACTGGGGGGCTTGTTGCCGGCGGGGCGCGTGGCAGGGATCGACGTGCGAGTGCCGTCGGGAGAAATCAAACGCGCCGCGGTCGTTGGCGAAGCGAGCGACCGTTCCTGGTCGTTCGGCGACACGCAGCAGAGCGGCATCTACCGCGTCGAACCATTCGGCGGCGGAACGCAGCTCGCAGCGGCGCAAGCCTTTGCTGTGAATCTCAACACGGTCGAAAGCGATTTGGAGCAAGTCACTCCCGAGGAACTCGCGCAAGACGTCTGGCCGGGAGTCCGTTATTTCCATCGTACGAACTGGCGCGATACGGATGCCGACGTCAGTGACGAGATCGTCGTTCGTAGTCGCTTGCATTTGTGGTTATTAGTCGCCGCGGTCGGGTTGCTGGTGACCGAGAGCTTTTTGAATTGGTTCAGCGGACGTTACGCGCGATGA
- a CDS encoding DUF983 domain-containing protein: MSLWQILGRTLRLRCPRCGQGRLFSGWVSMPRQCESCGLKFEREPGYFLGSIYFNYGVTAFIVTIAALSMMMFSDFSERTLLFSLGAFCILFPMWFFRYARALWMTWDHFVDPLPTTTAASQPIPHDAAKDAAHR; the protein is encoded by the coding sequence ATGAGCCTGTGGCAAATCCTCGGACGAACCTTACGGCTGCGCTGTCCGCGCTGCGGCCAGGGGCGACTCTTCAGCGGTTGGGTCAGCATGCCGCGACAATGCGAGTCGTGCGGCCTGAAATTCGAGCGCGAGCCCGGCTACTTCCTTGGCTCGATCTATTTCAACTACGGCGTCACGGCCTTTATTGTGACGATTGCCGCCCTGTCGATGATGATGTTCAGCGACTTCTCCGAACGAACGCTGCTCTTCTCGCTCGGTGCGTTTTGCATCCTGTTTCCGATGTGGTTTTTCCGCTATGCCCGGGCGCTGTGGATGACGTGGGATCATTTTGTCGATCCTCTGCCGACAACGACCGCCGCATCACAACCAATTCCACATGATGCCGCGAAAGACGCAGCGCATAGGTAA
- a CDS encoding DUF58 domain-containing protein: MDESQKYLDPQTLAKLHGLELRARSIVEGYVAGMHRSPYHGFSVEFAEHREYVPGDDLRYVDWKVFAKTDKVYLKQYEEETNLACYLLLDTSESMRYKSDHAALSKLEYAQCIAASLAYLTLRQQDSVGLVTFDQEVRTLLRPSGNPSQLKQMMHVMDETHAERKTATGPIFHDLAERLKKRGLVVILSDLFDDVPAMMAGLKHLRHRRHEVVIFHVLDPAEMDFPFQQTTLFKGLEQLPDVLSEPRTLRKAYLAEFGAFLRQVQSGCRAQRIDYVPMRTDQTLDVPLSAYLASRLRHAG, translated from the coding sequence GTGGACGAGTCGCAGAAGTATTTAGATCCGCAGACGCTCGCTAAATTGCACGGCCTGGAGCTGCGAGCTCGTTCGATCGTCGAGGGATACGTGGCGGGCATGCATCGCAGCCCCTACCACGGATTCTCGGTCGAGTTCGCCGAGCATCGCGAATACGTGCCAGGTGACGATCTGCGCTACGTCGATTGGAAAGTATTTGCCAAGACCGACAAGGTCTATCTGAAGCAATACGAAGAGGAGACGAACCTCGCCTGTTATTTGCTGTTGGATACGAGCGAGAGCATGCGCTACAAGAGCGACCACGCGGCTCTCAGCAAATTGGAATATGCGCAGTGCATCGCTGCATCACTGGCTTACCTCACGCTGCGCCAGCAGGATAGTGTCGGCCTGGTGACGTTCGACCAGGAGGTCCGCACTTTGCTACGCCCCAGCGGCAATCCGTCGCAACTGAAACAAATGATGCACGTCATGGACGAGACGCATGCCGAACGGAAGACGGCGACGGGCCCCATCTTTCATGACCTGGCCGAACGCTTGAAGAAGCGCGGCCTGGTCGTGATTCTTAGCGATTTGTTCGATGATGTTCCCGCGATGATGGCGGGACTAAAGCATCTGCGACATCGCCGGCACGAGGTCGTAATTTTCCATGTGCTCGACCCGGCCGAAATGGATTTTCCCTTTCAGCAGACGACTCTGTTCAAGGGGCTCGAGCAGTTGCCCGACGTCCTGAGCGAACCGCGCACGCTGCGCAAAGCGTACCTGGCGGAGTTTGGTGCTTTCTTGCGCCAGGTGCAAAGCGGCTGCCGGGCGCAGCGCATCGATTACGTACCGATGCGCACCGATCAAACATTGGACGTGCCGCTGTCGGCATACCTGGCGTCTCGACTCAGGCATGCCGGCTGA